The Faecalibacter bovis genome includes the window TAAAAATCCACAACGTGATTTACCTCGAGCAATGATCGCTTGTCTAATCATTTGTGCTGTACTTTACGTTTCTATTACGCTGGTTTTAACGGGTATGGTTAATTATTCTGAGTTAAATGTAAAAGATCCTTTGGCTTACGTTTTCCAATATGTAGGTTTTGATCATATGGCCGGAATCATTTCTGTTACTTCAGTAGTAGCTATTACCAGTGCATTATTAGTTTTCCAATTAGCTCAACCTCGTATTTGGATGACGATGTCTCGTGATGGTTTAATTCCTAAAAAATTTGCAACTGTTCACCCAAAATATAAAACGCCTTCTTATGCAACTATCGTAACAGGATTTGTTGTTGCAATTCCCGCATTATTCTTAAAAATGGACTTCTTTGTCGATTTAACATCTGTAGGAACTTTCTTCGCATTTATCGTAGTTTGCGGTGGAGTTTTATACATGGATAAAACAGGATTATCTGAGAAATCAAAATTTAAAGTACCATATATCAACGGTAAATTTATTGTTCCATTAGCATTTATTGCTGGAATCGTATTAACTTTTATTTACGGTCAGGATTCATTAGAACAATGGAAAACATTAGGATCTATGGATTTAATCGCGCACAAATCATTAGTCGTTATATTCTGGATTGTATTCTTAGTCATGAGTATTTTAAGTTTTAAACATAATTTTTCTTTATTACCTGTAATCGGAATTATGATTAACTTATATTTAATGAGCGAATTAGGCGCAAGTAACTGGATTATTTTCGTGATTTGGTTAGCTATCGGACTTGGAATTTATTTTATGTACGGTCATAAACACAGTAAATTAAGACAACAAAATTCTTAATATATTTTATAAAAGCGATTCAATATTTGAATCGCTTTTTTTATTCATTTAATCCATTCAAAATAGTAGATAAACTTCTTTATTTCACGTCAAAACTTTACATTTGCACTATAAATTTTACGACAGATGTTTAGATCACATACTTGTGGAGAATTAACACAAGCCAACATTAATGAAAAAGTTACGTTAAGCGGATGGGTTTCAACGTTACGTGATAAAGGTTTTATGATGTGGATTGATTTACGTGACCGTTACGGAATCACGCAAATTATCTTAGATGAAGAACGTTCTTCGAAAGAATTATTTGAAACTGCTCGTTCTTTAGGACGTGAGTTCGTAATTCAAGTAACTGGTACAGTTATCGAAAGAGCTTCTAAAAACCCTAACATTCCTACAGGAAATATCGAAATTTTAGCGGAAAACATTACCA containing:
- a CDS encoding amino acid permease is translated as MSQLFRKKSVENILADSEKNNSSLHKTLGVTDLVSLGIAAIVGAGIFSTIGLAAFNGGPAISLLFVFVAFACVFTALSYAQFASTVPVSGSAYTYAYVAFGELFAWIIGWALVLEYAVSNMVVAISWSQYFVSMCEGFGIIIPKWLTMAPQYATEAYQKSLDLGIDKLSNVEKIALEAYNTAPNIGGFPIIFDLPAGIITVLVTMLVYIGIKESKRASNFMVIVKIGIILAVIVGGAFFVKPDNWTPFAPNGLGGVMSGVAAVFFAFIGFDSISTTAEECKNPQRDLPRAMIACLIICAVLYVSITLVLTGMVNYSELNVKDPLAYVFQYVGFDHMAGIISVTSVVAITSALLVFQLAQPRIWMTMSRDGLIPKKFATVHPKYKTPSYATIVTGFVVAIPALFLKMDFFVDLTSVGTFFAFIVVCGGVLYMDKTGLSEKSKFKVPYINGKFIVPLAFIAGIVLTFIYGQDSLEQWKTLGSMDLIAHKSLVVIFWIVFLVMSILSFKHNFSLLPVIGIMINLYLMSELGASNWIIFVIWLAIGLGIYFMYGHKHSKLRQQNS